One genomic region from Jiangella sp. DSM 45060 encodes:
- a CDS encoding acyltransferase family protein — protein sequence MHSGSERRPATGAVRLAWVDIAKSAAIVLVVFYHVGRVGLGAAPGTVGPATRPWLDLNMVLVPVRMPVFFLVSGLLAASALSRPWPRVLRGKVLDLLWPYVLWTVLFGFVWVHASFPDDPGTWFWYNLRMLPFGGLAYWYLSLLIVFFLTAKALRRYPVPVLVGTLVLLAAAPAIGTLVDANGDQSGTVNVMRLATFAVWFFAGAYLPALVRRMATAGGPAGLVAAVAGYALLAYLFYYDHAPGGVEFFLAPVGVLASVWAAVAVARFGWVCRLSGYLSRRTLAIYVLHPILIHATVWAARESGADPLGDLDNVVVDFLFVPVFALLVTAVAVGFHDLAGRVGLGWLFRWPVRPAVSPSAPSPGSGVPPAPEPAPQRTPA from the coding sequence GTGCATTCCGGTTCCGAACGGCGCCCGGCGACGGGCGCCGTCCGTCTTGCCTGGGTCGACATCGCGAAGTCCGCCGCCATCGTGCTGGTGGTCTTCTACCACGTGGGGCGGGTCGGCCTGGGCGCCGCGCCCGGCACCGTCGGCCCGGCCACGCGTCCCTGGCTCGACCTCAACATGGTGCTCGTCCCGGTGCGGATGCCGGTGTTCTTCCTGGTGTCCGGGCTGCTGGCGGCGTCGGCGCTGTCTCGCCCGTGGCCGCGGGTGCTGCGCGGCAAGGTGCTGGACCTGCTCTGGCCGTACGTGCTGTGGACGGTCCTGTTCGGGTTCGTGTGGGTGCACGCGTCGTTCCCCGACGACCCCGGCACATGGTTCTGGTACAACCTGCGCATGCTGCCCTTCGGCGGCCTGGCCTACTGGTACCTCAGCCTGCTGATCGTGTTCTTCCTGACGGCCAAGGCGTTGCGGCGGTACCCGGTGCCCGTCCTGGTGGGCACGCTGGTGCTGCTGGCGGCGGCGCCGGCCATCGGCACGCTGGTCGACGCCAACGGCGACCAGTCGGGGACGGTCAACGTCATGCGGCTGGCGACGTTCGCCGTCTGGTTCTTCGCCGGTGCCTACCTGCCGGCGCTGGTGCGCCGCATGGCGACGGCCGGCGGTCCGGCCGGTCTGGTGGCGGCCGTGGCCGGGTACGCGCTGCTGGCCTACCTGTTCTACTACGACCACGCGCCGGGCGGCGTCGAGTTCTTCCTGGCCCCCGTGGGCGTGCTGGCGTCGGTCTGGGCCGCGGTGGCGGTGGCGCGGTTCGGCTGGGTCTGCCGGCTGTCCGGCTACCTGTCGCGGCGGACGCTGGCCATCTACGTGTTGCACCCGATCCTGATCCACGCGACGGTGTGGGCGGCGCGCGAGTCCGGCGCCGACCCGCTGGGCGACCTCGACAACGTCGTGGTCGACTTCCTGTTCGTGCCCGTGTTCGCGCTGCTCGTGACGGCTGTGGCGGTCGGGTTCCACGACCTCGCCGGACGCGTCGGGCTGGGCTGGCTGTTCCGCTGGCCGGTGCGCCCGGCCGTCAGTCCTTCGGCGCCATCGCCTGGTTCAGGCGTTCCCCCAGCACCGGAGCCAGCGCCGCAGCGTACTCCCGCGTGA
- a CDS encoding acyltransferase family protein codes for MSTDAQVRPDPAPEPAAAATPEQTKRTATGAPAARHRPEIQGLRAVAVLLVVFFHLWPTELSGGFVGVDVFFVISGYLITDHIHRETQRTGTLSLRRFWARRIRRLLPASLLVLALGAVATVTLLPATEWANTARQLAASALYVENWALADDAVDYMAQDNAPTLAQHYWSLSVEEQFYVLWPVLVLAIVVLGRRAWIRWSTRRLLAGGIAVLGAASLTWSIIATNADPAAAYFVTPTRIWEFAAGALLALLAVRPARRGIIRALIAAAGLVAIVVAGVTYDGATLFPGWVALLPVLGTVAVMAAGPTYRRFAPHWWLTRRPVTFVGDISYSVYLWHWPLIVVLPHVTGTELRWGDKLGILVATLVLAWLSKVFVEDPLRTRTFLAAAPWRSFAFAVAGMAVVVAGTVAVTNDLDRREAEAEERAEAVLSADPVAEPCVGPGALAPGSDCDPIGSGPLIPPPEVVVEQNRRSDYQECQQAITEPDVIRCEKGYTGPDPKRVIAVVGDSHATHWLPAIELIGESSDWTVVTYLKSSCPVTAARRELDSEQTGEAADSCDSWVREVRDEIAADDSISMVLTSSYTNAYEFTDARGTEFDDPAYDGFAPIWQKWTDSGKDVVVLRDVPPTQGEYVPTCLSAHPGDPLECATSAADLPDDAAVVEAGRLDDPKVHAVDLTDRFCDDEHCYPVVGDIIVYRDYSHLTREYAAALAPVLGERLNQAMAPKD; via the coding sequence ATGAGCACTGACGCCCAGGTCCGCCCCGACCCGGCGCCCGAGCCGGCCGCGGCCGCGACGCCCGAGCAGACGAAGCGCACGGCGACGGGCGCGCCGGCGGCCCGGCACCGGCCGGAGATCCAGGGGCTGCGCGCGGTCGCCGTGCTGCTGGTGGTGTTCTTCCACCTCTGGCCGACGGAGCTGAGCGGCGGGTTCGTCGGGGTCGACGTGTTCTTCGTGATCTCCGGCTACCTGATCACCGACCACATCCACCGCGAGACCCAGCGCACCGGCACGCTCTCGCTGCGCCGGTTCTGGGCCCGCCGCATCCGCCGCCTGCTGCCGGCGTCGCTGCTGGTCCTGGCGTTGGGCGCGGTCGCGACGGTCACGCTGCTGCCGGCCACCGAGTGGGCCAACACAGCCCGCCAGCTGGCCGCCAGCGCGCTCTACGTCGAGAACTGGGCGCTGGCCGACGACGCCGTCGACTACATGGCCCAGGACAACGCGCCCACACTGGCGCAGCACTACTGGTCGCTGTCGGTCGAGGAGCAGTTCTACGTCTTGTGGCCGGTGCTGGTGCTGGCCATCGTCGTGCTGGGCCGGCGCGCCTGGATCCGGTGGTCCACCCGGCGGCTGCTGGCCGGCGGCATCGCGGTGCTCGGCGCGGCGTCGCTGACGTGGTCGATCATCGCCACCAACGCCGACCCCGCCGCCGCATACTTCGTCACGCCCACCCGCATCTGGGAGTTCGCCGCGGGCGCCCTGCTGGCGCTGCTGGCCGTGCGTCCGGCCCGCCGCGGCATCATCCGAGCGCTGATCGCCGCCGCCGGGCTGGTCGCCATCGTCGTCGCGGGTGTGACGTACGACGGCGCGACGTTGTTCCCCGGCTGGGTGGCGCTGCTGCCGGTGCTGGGCACCGTCGCCGTCATGGCCGCAGGGCCGACGTACCGCCGGTTCGCGCCGCACTGGTGGCTGACCCGCCGCCCGGTCACGTTCGTCGGCGACATCTCCTACTCGGTGTACCTGTGGCACTGGCCGCTCATCGTGGTGCTGCCGCACGTCACCGGCACCGAGCTGCGCTGGGGCGACAAGCTGGGCATCCTCGTGGCCACGCTGGTGCTGGCCTGGCTCAGCAAGGTGTTCGTCGAGGACCCGCTGCGCACCCGGACGTTCCTCGCCGCGGCGCCGTGGCGCTCGTTCGCGTTCGCCGTCGCCGGCATGGCCGTGGTCGTGGCCGGCACCGTCGCCGTCACCAACGACCTCGACCGCCGCGAGGCCGAGGCGGAGGAGCGCGCCGAGGCGGTCCTGTCCGCCGACCCCGTCGCCGAGCCGTGCGTCGGACCGGGCGCGCTCGCCCCCGGCAGCGACTGCGACCCGATCGGTTCCGGCCCGCTGATCCCGCCGCCCGAGGTGGTCGTCGAGCAGAACCGCCGCTCCGACTATCAGGAGTGCCAGCAGGCCATCACCGAGCCCGACGTCATCCGGTGCGAGAAGGGCTACACCGGCCCCGACCCCAAGCGGGTCATCGCGGTGGTCGGCGACTCCCACGCCACCCACTGGCTGCCGGCCATCGAGCTGATCGGCGAGTCCAGCGACTGGACGGTCGTCACGTACCTGAAGAGCTCCTGCCCGGTCACGGCCGCGCGCCGCGAGCTCGACTCCGAGCAGACCGGCGAGGCCGCCGACAGCTGCGACAGCTGGGTGCGCGAGGTCCGCGACGAGATCGCCGCCGACGACTCCATCTCCATGGTGCTGACGTCGTCGTACACCAACGCCTACGAGTTCACCGACGCCCGCGGCACCGAGTTCGACGACCCCGCCTACGACGGCTTCGCGCCGATCTGGCAGAAGTGGACCGACTCCGGCAAGGACGTCGTCGTACTCCGCGACGTGCCGCCGACGCAGGGCGAGTACGTCCCGACCTGCCTGTCGGCCCACCCGGGCGACCCCCTCGAGTGCGCCACGTCCGCCGCCGACCTCCCCGACGACGCCGCCGTGGTCGAGGCCGGACGCCTCGACGACCCCAAGGTGCACGCCGTCGACCTCACCGACCGGTTCTGCGACGACGAGCACTGCTACCCGGTGGTCGGCGACATCATCGTCTACCGCGACTACAGCCACCTCACGCGGGAGTACGCTGCGGCGCTGGCTCCGGTGCTGGGGGAACGCCTGAACCAGGCGATGGCGCCGAAGGACTGA
- the wecB gene encoding non-hydrolyzing UDP-N-acetylglucosamine 2-epimerase, with product MQVLSIVGARPQFVKLAPVAEALTAGGHEHVIVHTGQHYDANMSDVFFADLRIPAPDVHLGIGSGSHGTQTGAMLAALDGVLADRRPDWVLVYGDTNSTLAATLAAVKLHLPVAHLEAGLRSFNRAMPEEHNRVLTDHAADLLLAPTDVAVANLAREGLAERTVRVGDVMTDVCFRVRDAVRDTPPELPSGLEPGGYVAATVHRAENTDDPKRLTAVVEALAGLPVPVLLLAHPRLVARCREFGIELDRPGSALHTAPPLPYPGMVAAVLHSAGVVTDSGGLQKEAYLLGRPCSTLRTETEWLETLHDGWNVLVPEPADLADAVTRPVPSAPQGTPYGDGHAAGQVVQSLLGGGAA from the coding sequence ATGCAGGTGCTCAGCATCGTCGGAGCCCGCCCGCAATTCGTCAAGCTCGCTCCCGTGGCCGAGGCCTTGACGGCGGGCGGACACGAGCACGTCATCGTGCACACGGGGCAGCACTACGACGCGAACATGTCCGACGTGTTCTTCGCCGACCTGCGCATCCCGGCTCCCGACGTGCACCTGGGCATCGGCTCGGGCAGCCACGGCACGCAGACCGGCGCCATGCTGGCGGCGTTGGACGGCGTGCTCGCCGACCGCCGCCCCGACTGGGTGCTCGTCTACGGCGACACGAACTCCACCCTGGCCGCAACGCTGGCCGCGGTCAAGCTCCATCTTCCCGTCGCGCACCTCGAGGCCGGGCTCCGCTCGTTCAACCGGGCGATGCCGGAAGAGCACAATCGGGTACTGACCGACCATGCGGCCGACCTCCTGCTGGCGCCCACCGACGTCGCGGTGGCGAATCTCGCCCGCGAGGGCCTCGCCGAGCGCACCGTCCGGGTCGGCGACGTCATGACGGACGTCTGCTTCCGGGTCCGCGACGCCGTCCGCGACACCCCGCCCGAGCTGCCGTCCGGCCTCGAGCCGGGCGGCTACGTCGCGGCCACCGTCCACCGCGCCGAGAACACCGACGACCCCAAGCGGCTGACGGCCGTGGTCGAGGCGCTGGCCGGGCTGCCGGTGCCGGTGCTGCTGCTGGCGCACCCGCGCCTGGTGGCCCGCTGCCGCGAGTTCGGCATCGAGCTGGACCGTCCGGGCAGCGCTCTGCACACCGCGCCGCCGCTGCCGTACCCGGGCATGGTCGCGGCCGTGCTGCACTCCGCGGGCGTCGTCACCGACTCCGGCGGCCTGCAGAAGGAGGCCTACCTGCTGGGCCGCCCGTGCAGCACGCTGCGCACCGAGACCGAGTGGCTCGAGACCCTGCACGACGGCTGGAACGTGCTGGTGCCCGAGCCGGCCGACCTCGCCGACGCCGTCACCCGGCCGGTCCCGTCGGCGCCGCAGGGCACCCCGTACGGCGACGGTCACGCCGCCGGGCAGGTGGTCCAGTCGCTGCTCGGCGGGGGCGCGGCATGA
- a CDS encoding nucleotide sugar dehydrogenase, with protein sequence MRITVVALGKIGLPLAVQFATKGHEVIGVDVNETVVDLVNKGEEPFPGEDQLAEKLAEVVSAGRLRATTDYADAVPGSDAVVLVVPLFVDDTTGEPDFGWMDSATQSLAENLTPGTLVSYETTLPVGTTRNRWRPLIEKVSGLTEGTDFHLVFSPERVLTGRVFADLRKYPKLIGGLTPAGAERAREFYDAVLDFDDRPDLPRGNGVWDLGSAEAAEMAKLAETTYRDVNIGLANQFGRFAAANGIDVFQVIEASNSQPYSHIHRPGIAVGGHCIPVYPRLYLWTDPDATVVRAAREANVGMPEYTVGLVEAAAGGSVDGLRVVVLGAAYRGRVKETAFSGVFPTVAALRSRGAEVLVHDPMYTDAELRDLGFSPYHLGEPADAVVVQADHPEYAEVGATDVPGAKILVDGRDVTDAARWDGVTRIVVGRASSPA encoded by the coding sequence GTGAGAATCACCGTCGTCGCCCTGGGCAAGATAGGGCTGCCGTTAGCCGTCCAGTTCGCCACCAAGGGCCACGAGGTCATCGGCGTCGATGTCAACGAGACCGTCGTCGACCTCGTCAACAAGGGTGAAGAGCCGTTCCCCGGCGAGGACCAGCTGGCCGAGAAGCTGGCCGAGGTCGTGAGCGCCGGGCGGCTGCGGGCCACCACCGACTACGCCGACGCCGTCCCGGGCAGCGACGCCGTCGTCCTCGTGGTGCCGTTGTTCGTCGACGACACCACCGGCGAGCCCGACTTCGGGTGGATGGACTCCGCCACGCAGTCGCTGGCCGAGAACCTGACGCCGGGCACGCTCGTCTCCTACGAGACCACGCTGCCGGTCGGTACCACCCGCAACCGGTGGCGGCCGCTGATCGAGAAGGTGTCCGGGCTCACCGAGGGCACCGACTTCCACCTGGTGTTCTCGCCCGAGCGGGTGCTCACCGGGCGGGTCTTCGCCGACCTCCGCAAGTACCCCAAGCTCATCGGCGGCCTGACGCCGGCCGGCGCCGAGCGGGCGCGGGAGTTCTACGACGCCGTCCTCGACTTCGACGACCGCCCTGACCTCCCGCGCGGCAACGGCGTCTGGGACCTCGGCAGCGCCGAGGCGGCCGAGATGGCCAAGCTCGCCGAGACCACCTACCGCGACGTCAACATCGGCCTGGCCAACCAGTTCGGCCGGTTCGCCGCCGCCAACGGCATCGACGTCTTCCAGGTCATCGAGGCGTCGAACTCGCAGCCGTACAGCCACATCCACCGGCCCGGCATCGCGGTCGGCGGCCACTGCATCCCGGTCTACCCGCGGCTGTACCTGTGGACCGACCCCGACGCCACCGTCGTCCGGGCCGCGCGCGAGGCCAACGTCGGCATGCCCGAGTACACGGTCGGCCTGGTCGAGGCCGCGGCCGGCGGCTCGGTCGACGGCCTGCGCGTGGTCGTGCTGGGCGCGGCCTACCGCGGGCGCGTCAAGGAGACCGCCTTCTCCGGCGTCTTCCCGACGGTGGCGGCGCTGCGCTCGCGGGGCGCCGAGGTGCTCGTCCACGACCCCATGTACACCGACGCCGAACTGCGCGACCTCGGCTTCTCGCCGTACCACCTCGGCGAGCCCGCCGACGCCGTCGTCGTCCAGGCCGACCACCCCGAGTACGCCGAGGTCGGCGCCACAGACGTCCCGGGCGCCAAGATCCTGGTCGACGGCCGCGACGTCACCGACGCCGCCCGCTGGGACGGCGTCACCCGCATCGTCGTGGGCCGGGCGTCGTCACCGGCATGA
- a CDS encoding glycosyltransferase family 4 protein: MTTAESSTPKPPTSGSAVGGGRPHVVMLVANDVVTDSRVKKEAQAVADAGYRVTVLGVAADGRRSLELLGDVLVVRVPVAFQLRDERDRKRRSHRDWRPPYVGYPAKSAQTARKQALKARRVELSGRRGLGTQLATARLTAAERAAWLRAGVGNRADKLFRFGWRAWDGVAARTPWPARWRLVHPQAYDYELAFGPLLDQLAPDAVHAHDMHVIGVAVRAAERARAAGRRLPVVYDAHEYVPGLSRYGPRTPRFIAAWANHEREYIGRADRVVTVSPAIARTLRQRYRLDREPTVVINSPSMTELDGGDVPGLRARVGLAADVPLLVYSGGVTKARGVETAVEALPSLPGVHLAVVSVPHIEIAPVHQLRALAGRLGVTDRVHFLDPVRPHEVVAFLSSADVGLIPILRYPSHEMALPNKVFEYAFAGLPVVTSDMPSLTEFMRQSGIGEVYRVGDAADLAAKVRAVLADPAPYRARLERPEFREEVSWEGQAQHLRELYADLLGTAAAATVPAPAATTAPATPAAAPHLLIGPSNSAGQGWRWARAVERYAPPATAENLMTESGSFAFRADHVVTAERFQHDAAWVVEFADHVLRTATHVLFEAARPVLGQARGQLFVEDLPTLRAAGIAAGVILHGSEIRDPRRHRELFRHSPFADPDDPLTRRLQQATAVVLGHLRDFDGPRLVTTPDLLDFVDGAQWLPVVVDVDDLATDRPVLERPVPVVLHAPSRGALKGSAAADPVLRDLHDRGLIEYRRIEGIAHTELMAQLRDADVVVDQLALGSYGVLACEAMAAGRVTVGQVAEHVRAAIPAELPIVEATPDDLGAVVERLVAEREPAAKTASAGPDYVRRFHDGRASARVLASFLGVAD; this comes from the coding sequence ATGACTACCGCAGAATCGAGTACGCCGAAACCACCTACGTCGGGCTCCGCCGTCGGTGGCGGCCGTCCGCACGTCGTCATGCTGGTGGCCAACGACGTCGTCACCGACAGCCGGGTCAAGAAAGAGGCGCAGGCCGTCGCCGACGCCGGGTACCGGGTCACGGTGCTGGGCGTCGCGGCCGACGGGCGGCGGTCGTTGGAGTTGCTCGGCGACGTGCTGGTGGTCCGGGTGCCCGTGGCGTTCCAGCTGCGCGACGAGCGCGACCGCAAGCGCCGCTCCCACCGCGACTGGCGCCCGCCTTACGTCGGCTATCCGGCGAAGTCGGCGCAGACGGCGCGCAAGCAGGCGCTGAAGGCCCGGCGCGTCGAGCTGAGCGGCCGTCGCGGCCTCGGCACACAGCTGGCCACCGCGCGCCTCACCGCCGCCGAGCGGGCCGCCTGGCTGCGCGCCGGCGTCGGCAACCGGGCCGACAAGCTGTTCCGGTTCGGCTGGCGGGCGTGGGACGGCGTCGCCGCGCGCACACCGTGGCCGGCCCGCTGGCGGCTGGTGCACCCGCAGGCCTACGACTACGAGCTCGCCTTCGGGCCGCTGCTCGACCAGCTCGCGCCCGACGCCGTCCACGCCCACGACATGCACGTCATCGGCGTGGCCGTGCGGGCGGCCGAGCGAGCCCGCGCCGCCGGCCGCCGGCTCCCCGTCGTCTACGACGCGCACGAGTACGTCCCCGGCCTGTCCCGCTACGGCCCCCGCACGCCGCGGTTCATCGCCGCCTGGGCCAACCACGAGCGCGAGTACATCGGCCGCGCCGACCGCGTCGTCACCGTCAGCCCGGCCATCGCCCGCACGCTGCGGCAGCGGTACCGCCTCGACCGCGAGCCCACGGTCGTCATCAACTCGCCGAGCATGACCGAGCTCGACGGCGGTGACGTGCCCGGCCTGCGCGCCCGCGTCGGTCTCGCGGCGGACGTGCCACTGCTGGTCTACAGCGGCGGCGTCACCAAGGCGCGCGGCGTCGAGACCGCCGTCGAGGCGCTGCCGTCGCTGCCCGGCGTCCACTTGGCGGTCGTGTCCGTCCCGCACATCGAGATCGCGCCCGTGCACCAGCTGCGCGCGCTGGCCGGACGCCTGGGCGTCACCGACCGCGTCCACTTCCTCGATCCCGTGCGGCCGCACGAGGTCGTCGCGTTCCTGTCGTCGGCCGACGTCGGGCTGATCCCGATCCTGCGCTACCCCAGCCACGAGATGGCGCTGCCGAACAAGGTGTTCGAGTACGCGTTCGCCGGACTGCCGGTGGTCACCAGCGACATGCCGAGCCTGACGGAGTTCATGCGGCAGTCCGGCATCGGCGAGGTGTACCGCGTCGGCGACGCCGCCGACCTCGCCGCCAAGGTGCGCGCCGTCCTCGCCGACCCCGCTCCGTACCGCGCCCGGCTGGAGCGGCCGGAGTTCCGCGAGGAGGTGTCCTGGGAGGGGCAGGCGCAGCACCTGCGCGAGCTGTACGCCGACCTGCTCGGGACGGCGGCCGCGGCGACGGTGCCTGCGCCGGCAGCCACGACTGCGCCCGCGACGCCGGCCGCCGCGCCGCACCTGCTCATCGGCCCGTCCAACAGCGCCGGCCAGGGCTGGCGCTGGGCGCGCGCCGTCGAACGGTACGCACCGCCGGCGACGGCCGAGAACCTCATGACCGAGTCCGGCTCGTTCGCGTTCCGCGCCGACCACGTCGTCACGGCCGAGCGGTTCCAGCACGACGCCGCCTGGGTGGTCGAGTTCGCCGACCACGTGCTGCGCACCGCCACCCACGTGCTGTTCGAGGCGGCCCGGCCGGTGCTCGGCCAGGCCCGCGGCCAGCTGTTCGTCGAGGACCTGCCGACGCTGCGGGCGGCCGGCATCGCGGCCGGGGTGATCCTGCACGGGTCCGAGATCCGCGATCCGCGCCGGCACCGCGAGCTGTTCCGCCACTCGCCGTTCGCCGACCCCGACGACCCGCTGACGCGGCGGCTGCAGCAGGCCACCGCGGTCGTGCTCGGGCACCTGCGCGACTTCGACGGCCCGCGCCTCGTCACCACGCCCGACCTCCTCGACTTCGTCGACGGCGCGCAGTGGCTGCCGGTCGTGGTCGACGTCGACGACCTCGCCACCGACCGGCCGGTGCTGGAACGACCGGTGCCGGTGGTCCTGCACGCGCCGTCGCGTGGTGCGCTCAAGGGCTCGGCCGCCGCCGACCCCGTCCTGCGCGACCTGCACGACCGCGGCCTGATCGAGTACCGGCGCATCGAGGGCATCGCGCACACCGAGCTGATGGCCCAGCTGCGCGACGCCGACGTCGTCGTCGACCAGCTGGCGCTGGGGTCGTACGGCGTGCTGGCCTGTGAGGCGATGGCGGCCGGACGGGTCACCGTCGGGCAAGTCGCCGAGCACGTCCGGGCCGCCATTCCGGCCGAGCTGCCGATCGTCGAGGCCACGCCGGACGACCTTGGCGCCGTCGTCGAGCGGCTGGTCGCCGAGCGCGAGCCGGCCGCCAAGACGGCCTCGGCCGGCCCCGACTACGTCCGGCGGTTCCATGACGGACGGGCATCGGCGCGGGTCCTGGCGTCGTTCCTGGGCGTCGCGGACTGA